A genomic window from Silene latifolia isolate original U9 population chromosome Y, ASM4854445v1, whole genome shotgun sequence includes:
- the LOC141632547 gene encoding uncharacterized protein LOC141632547, protein MSLTPPPSPTQILLNGMDNLQKAMERERIIPPGLGYLTPDSWLLAGSAQMVPEPWGAVARKQYPESATASRQPQCRLRQPNELAILDLREMISRVLGMPPPLQKPGPDSYADSPFVDAISVVAMPKGFNNPNMTLFVGTTDPLDHVSQYKQKMMTVTAIGHAKEAGMCKRFGSTLSGSALRWLVSLPNRSISTFTDLVNAFTQQFARSQKPQKHAGDLYRIVQGVNEIIGEFNTIFNNEKVAVRDFEAVQEKSAAAIRLEEDMLARASIPSMPSVSSTSAIEKSGRKQPTGKKEERYKPYGRGVNRIDIREENQQVPTLAEYGFTIGIGGILKPLRGNGRWTKRHATKTKDDIPETFCRVSHIDLPADAFDEEDVHDNQEHHDALIKTLSMANCRVRKVLVDTGSSVNLIKLKTIENMGFSEKDLQKKTIPLVGFSGETANSLGEIMIPTYAGGINKQVRYLVIDGPSTYNVIFGKPWLHLLKGVPSTYHQYVKFPTPSGVEKIRGDQEEARGCYKKALKCTASPPA, encoded by the exons ATGAGTCTCACCCCACCACCAAGCCCGACACAGATTCTGCTTAACGGCATGGACAATCTGCAGAAAGCAATGGAAA GAGAAAGAATAATCCCACCAGGGCTAGGATATCTAACACCAGATAGCTGGCTGCTTGCTGGCAGTGCACAGATGGTACCAG AGCCCTGGGGAGCTGTGGCCAGGAAGCAGTACCCGGAATCAGCAACAGCCAGCCGGCAGCCGCAGTGCAGACTCAGGCAGCCTAACGAACTAGCAATATTGGACTTAAGGGAGATGATAAGCAGGGTACTAGGGATGCCACCGCCACTCCAGAAGCCAGGCCCTGACAGCTACGCAGACTCACCGTTCGTGGATGCGATATCGGTTGTCGCCATGCCAAAAGGGTTCAATAACCCAAACATGACGCTCTTCGTTGGCACAACAGACCCCTTAGATCACGTGAGCCAATACAAACAGaaaatgatgacagtaacagccaTTGGGCATGCAAAGGAGGCTGGCATGTGCAAGAGGTTCGGATCAACACTATCGGGGTCGGCGCTCCGATGGCTCGTAAGTCTACCTAACAGGTCGATATCAACATTCACCGACTTGGTAAACGCATTCACCCAGCAGTTTGCTCGCAGCCAGAAGCCACAAAAGCACGCAGGTGATTTGTACCGCATAGTCCAAGGCGTCAACGAGATAATTGGAGAATTTAACACCATATTCAATAACGAAAAGGTGGCAGTACGGGA CTTTGAGGCAGTCCAAGAAAAATCTGCAGCAGCAATCAGACTGGAAGAAGATATGCTCGCTAGAGCAAGCATACCGAGCATGCCAAGCGTATCCAGTACATCGGCCATAGAAAAATCGGGCAGGAAGCAACCCACTGGGAAGAAGGAGGAGAGATACAAACCATATGGTAGAGGAGTAAACAGAATCGATATTAGGGAGGAAAATCAGCAGGTTCCTACACTGGCAGAGTATGGGTTCACAATTGGCATCGGGGGAATTCTGAAACCGCTAAGGGGAAATGGGAGATGGA CAAAAAGACACGCTACCAAGACTAAAGATGACATACCAGAGACCTTCTGTAGGGTATCCCACATCGACCTGCCTGCTGATGCCTTTGACGAGGAAGATGTCCATGACAATCAGGAGCACCACGACGCACTTATCAAAACActgtcaatggccaattgcaggGTTAGGAAGGTCCTGGTAGATACTGGCAGCTCGGTCAACCTGATCAagctgaaaaccatagaaaatatgggattcagcgagaaggacttGCAGAAGAAGACCATCCCACTAGTAGGATTTAGTGGAGAAACAGCTAACTCATTAGGGGAGATCATGATCCCAACCTACGCAGGAGGAATCAACAAGCAAGTAAGGTACTTGGTCATTGACGGACCATCCACCTACAATGTTATCTTCGGAAAACCATGGCTGCATCTACTGAAAggagtcccctcaacatatcatcaataCGTGAAGTTCCCCACACCCTCGGGAGTGGAAAAGATACGTGGAGACCAGGAGGAAGCTAGGGGATGTTACAAGAAGGCGCTAAAATGCACAGCTAGCCccccagcatag
- the LOC141632545 gene encoding uncharacterized protein LOC141632545 codes for MVIAATGSLKEVCMCKGFGSTLSGAALQWFVGLPNKSITNFADLVNALNQQFASSRKPENQTSDLYRIVQGFEESTRDYLNRFNKEKVAIPRCDIATAIQAFHRGLHQDSNLYKDLTKHPCTTFEEVQSKAIAVMRLEEDSAPIRGVYDSDPVSRKAPVEKRSERPKPYNKSVNKVSGSSEGKSEADLPPKVSEYGFTTNLAGLFKALKELGRRVRWPKPPAEGYSSSRKDTSKKCEFHGGNTHDTDECHSLRMEVKFHSDQGNLDHLLPRSITRVNSADQVLPSPPRQCTRTVNVITGGLELCGLTYSAAKRHSTRTKGDRPENSYRINRQNLPSVTFDETYACSAPEQHHDALIITLPKGNCEVRKILVDTGSSVNLIMLEILKGMGFTENDLGKKAVPLVGFIGETKHSLGEIVIPTYAGGVNKQALDPRDESNSLNVPPVSEVSNALGGARDTWGPGRS; via the exons atggtgatagCCGCAACTGGATCCTTAAAGGAAGTTTGTATGTGTAAAGGTTTCGGATCAACCTTATCTGGAGCAGCTCTACAGTGGTTTGTTGGCCTGCCCAACAAGAGCATAACCAACTTCGCCGACCTAGTCAATGCATTAAATCAGCAGTTTGCCAGCAGCAGAAAGCCGGAGAATCAGACCAGTGACCTCTACCGGATAGTGCAAGGGTTCGAGGAGTCCACCCGTGATTACTTGAAcaggttcaacaaagagaaggtggctATCCCGAGATGtgatatagcaaccgctatacaagccttccACCGAGGACTGCACCAGGATTCAAATCTTTACAAGGACCTGACGAAGCACCCTTGCACCACCTTTGAGGAAGTACAGTCAAAGGCAATTGCTGTCATGCGATTGGAGGAAGACTCTGCACCCATCAGAGGCGTCTATGATTCAGACCCAGTATCCAGAAAAGCTCCAGTAGAAAAGAGGAGTGAAAGGCCCAAACCCTACAACAAGAGCGTGAACAAAGTTTCTGGAAGTTCTGAAGGAAAAAGCGAAGCAGATCTGCCTCCGAAGGTAAGTGAGTATGGTTTTACCACTAATCTTGCAGGGTTATTTAAAGCCTTGAAGGAGTTGGGACGCAGAGTCAGATGGCCAAAACCTCCAGCAGAAGGATACTCCAGCAGCAGAAAGGACACAagcaagaagtgtgagttccacggcGGCAACACCCACGACACCGATGAATGCCATTCCCTCAGAATGGAAGTTAAGTTCCATTCTGATCAAGGAAACCTAGATCACCTCCTACCCAGAAGCATAACCAGAGTGAACTCAGCAGATCAGGTTCTGCCATCTCCTCCTCGTCAATGCACTAGAACTGTGAATGTTATTACAGGTGGATTGGAGCTGTGCGGACTAACATATTCAGCAGCAAAGAGGCACTCAACCAGAACTAAGGGAGACAGACCAGAAAATTCCTACAGGATCAACCGCCAGAATCTGCCATCAGTTACTTTTGACGAAACATATGCATGTTCTGCTCCAGAACAGCACCACGATGCTCTAATCATCACGCTCCCCAAAGGAAATTGCGAGGTGAGAAAGATCTTGGTGGATACCGGAAGCTCCGTCAACCTGATCATGTTAGAGATACTCAAAGGCATGGGATTCACCGAGAACGATCTAGGAAAGAAGGCGGTCCCCTTGGTTGGTTTCATTGGCGAAACAAAGCATTCCCTAGGAGAAATCGTCATCCCGACCTATGCCGGAGGTGTAAACAAGCAG gccctggatccacgagaTGAAAGCAATTCCCTCAACGTACCACCAGTGTCTGAAGTTTCCAACGCCTTAGGGGGTGCAAGAGATACGTGGGGAccaggaagaagctaa